In one window of Deltaproteobacteria bacterium DNA:
- a CDS encoding aromatic ring-hydroxylating dioxygenase subunit alpha: MHQYPQGWYAVAESREVGRTGPVGMRRFGVDLVFWRENAGNLVVQRDLCPHRSVKLSLGSITKSGTIACPFHGMQFDAGGACRHVPETGKPASALCLQTFWTVERYGFVWLWIGDEAPQVDQVPWFDELDDSFDYATIVEHVDCHITRAIENQLDFVHLAFVHRTTIGRGFDPTRKATVESDDSSVKFSVQQNEKFADSSICFKMPNIWMNTITKRFRIMLAFCPIDENRTRIYLRTYQALVTWPLLGSALTRLMNQSNRIVFKQDSRIVNSHPAGASTDTGAGELLFAGDGPIRHLRRLWEKAQKHRVASGLHG; the protein is encoded by the coding sequence ATGCACCAATACCCCCAGGGATGGTATGCCGTAGCGGAGTCACGCGAAGTAGGACGAACAGGGCCCGTTGGTATGCGTCGCTTCGGTGTAGATTTGGTTTTTTGGCGAGAAAATGCCGGTAATCTCGTCGTTCAGAGAGATCTTTGTCCTCATCGTTCGGTTAAGTTGAGTCTTGGATCAATCACTAAATCTGGAACCATTGCGTGTCCCTTTCACGGCATGCAATTTGATGCAGGGGGTGCCTGCCGTCATGTCCCAGAGACGGGCAAGCCTGCCTCAGCGCTTTGTTTACAGACGTTTTGGACTGTTGAGCGATACGGTTTTGTGTGGCTATGGATCGGAGATGAGGCCCCGCAGGTAGATCAAGTGCCGTGGTTCGATGAGCTCGACGATAGCTTCGACTACGCAACCATCGTTGAACATGTGGACTGCCACATCACTAGAGCGATCGAAAACCAACTCGACTTCGTCCATTTGGCCTTTGTACACCGGACAACCATCGGTCGCGGCTTTGATCCAACGCGCAAGGCCACCGTCGAGTCCGATGATAGTAGCGTCAAATTTTCGGTGCAGCAGAACGAAAAGTTTGCCGACAGTTCCATTTGTTTCAAAATGCCCAATATTTGGATGAATACGATTACCAAACGATTTCGTATCATGTTGGCTTTTTGTCCCATTGATGAGAATCGCACGCGGATTTACCTTCGTACCTATCAAGCTTTAGTTACATGGCCCCTTCTAGGGTCGGCGCTGACGCGTTTGATGAACCAATCGAATCGCATCGTGTTTAAGCAGGACTCGCGGATAGTGAACAGTCATCCGGCGGGTGCTAGCACTGATACCGGTGCTGGTGAACTCTTATTTGCCGGTGATGGACCCATCCGTCATCTGCGCCGTCTGTGGGAAAAGGCGCAGAAGCATAGGGTGGCATCAGGATTGCATGGGTAA
- a CDS encoding uracil-DNA glycosylase: MTTTAVEWLGAITRGLCFLLVALGPPYCHGVATLTTNEPRPVQLDPTWKNVLGDEFTAPYMRELRSFLEQEYSNGKVIFPAGREYFQALNLTPLPEVKVVILGQDPYHGPGQAHGLCFSVRPGVPPPPSLVNIFKELKADLGIAPPAPLHGSLESWAKQGVLLLNCVLTVEQGLAGSHAGRGWERFTDRIISILNEGATNLVFVLWGAYAQKKGQYIDRRRHLVISSVHPSPLAAHRGFLGSKPFSQINEYLIICGKTPIDWQLPSLA; encoded by the coding sequence ATGACAACGACCGCGGTTGAATGGCTAGGGGCCATAACACGCGGTTTGTGCTTTCTTTTGGTCGCCCTTGGACCACCCTACTGTCATGGAGTTGCGACATTGACAACCAACGAGCCCAGACCAGTGCAACTTGATCCCACCTGGAAGAACGTCCTCGGCGACGAGTTCACAGCTCCCTACATGCGTGAGCTGCGTAGCTTTCTTGAGCAAGAATACAGCAACGGTAAGGTGATCTTTCCCGCTGGGCGGGAATACTTCCAAGCTCTCAACCTGACACCGCTGCCCGAGGTCAAAGTGGTCATCCTCGGCCAAGACCCCTATCACGGTCCGGGCCAGGCACACGGTCTATGTTTTTCGGTGAGACCGGGCGTTCCGCCCCCGCCATCACTCGTCAATATCTTCAAGGAGCTGAAAGCTGACCTCGGCATTGCTCCTCCTGCGCCGCTCCATGGATCACTCGAGTCGTGGGCAAAACAGGGAGTTTTGCTTCTAAACTGCGTCTTAACGGTGGAGCAGGGTCTGGCGGGATCCCATGCTGGACGTGGGTGGGAGCGATTTACAGACCGTATTATTTCTATTTTAAACGAGGGTGCCACCAATCTCGTATTCGTCCTCTGGGGAGCCTATGCCCAGAAAAAGGGCCAGTACATCGATCGCAGGCGGCACCTGGTCATCAGTAGCGTGCATCCGTCACCACTGGCGGCTCACCGCGGCTTTTTGGGCAGCAAACCATTTTCGCAGATAAACGAATATTTAATTATCTGCGGCAAAACTCCAATCGATTGGCAGCTCCCGTCTCTGGCCTGA
- a CDS encoding M20/M25/M40 family metallo-hydrolase — MLRALSAGVVLLVLVLIVMLVRLSAADNSVAVSPATAATIASSEQAFDPDPAVLANMATRLARGIRVATISHRPAAPADEAAIAQLHEVLRSSFPAVFASLKVESFPGGSLLLTWASSDPSLSPIMLTAHQDVVPVSPGTEDAWSYPPFSGAIEQGFVWGRGAIDDKASMFGILEAVDHLLSKGFKPRRGVILAFGHDEEVGGSGAAAMGRALQAKGVKLDYLLDEGGMVTEQIVGGVKPPAAMVGVTEKGYVSVELSAEGAGGHSSMPGVTTNIGRLARAIHRIEEHPEPYQITRTLEASLKALAPGMSFGSQLAIANLWAFSPLVSRTMASTNSGRASLHTTRAATMFHAGIKDNVLPGRATATVNLRLIAGDSVARAVDRLVAVIDDPAVKVTPNLEVTREPAPESDPEAPSFKRLADSIRMVFPDALVAPYATVGATDSVAYKHLTDNVYRFLPIRWRPEDQGRFHGTNERIAVTAYGEAVRFYIQLIKSTSM, encoded by the coding sequence ATGTTGCGTGCATTGAGTGCCGGCGTGGTGCTGCTCGTGTTAGTGCTGATAGTAATGCTTGTGCGTCTCAGCGCGGCAGACAACAGTGTTGCGGTATCGCCAGCCACCGCCGCCACCATCGCTTCCTCGGAGCAGGCGTTTGATCCTGATCCTGCGGTCCTTGCAAACATGGCCACACGCTTGGCCAGAGGGATCAGAGTAGCCACCATTTCTCACCGTCCGGCCGCGCCAGCGGACGAAGCCGCCATAGCGCAGTTACATGAAGTGCTGCGCAGCTCCTTTCCCGCAGTGTTCGCGTCGCTCAAGGTCGAGAGTTTTCCTGGGGGGAGCCTCCTCCTGACTTGGGCTAGCTCTGACCCTAGCCTGAGTCCGATCATGCTCACGGCCCATCAAGATGTGGTGCCCGTGTCTCCTGGTACAGAGGATGCGTGGTCTTATCCTCCATTCAGCGGTGCTATCGAACAGGGCTTTGTCTGGGGGCGTGGCGCCATCGACGATAAGGCCTCGATGTTCGGCATTTTAGAAGCTGTGGATCACCTACTCAGTAAGGGTTTTAAGCCCAGACGTGGCGTTATCCTTGCATTTGGTCATGACGAGGAGGTTGGGGGATCTGGTGCTGCTGCGATGGGCCGTGCGCTTCAGGCTAAAGGCGTGAAGCTTGATTATCTCTTGGATGAGGGGGGGATGGTCACCGAGCAGATTGTTGGCGGAGTCAAACCGCCAGCAGCCATGGTTGGTGTCACGGAAAAGGGCTATGTCAGCGTCGAGCTGAGTGCTGAAGGCGCAGGTGGTCACAGTTCCATGCCAGGCGTAACAACCAACATCGGGCGGTTGGCGCGCGCTATACATCGGATTGAGGAGCACCCAGAGCCCTATCAAATCACCCGTACGCTCGAGGCCTCGCTCAAGGCACTAGCGCCAGGTATGAGCTTTGGTAGTCAGTTGGCAATCGCTAACTTATGGGCGTTTAGTCCGCTTGTGTCGAGGACCATGGCCAGCACAAATTCGGGGCGTGCTTCGCTGCATACGACGCGGGCTGCAACCATGTTTCATGCAGGCATCAAAGATAACGTACTACCAGGGCGGGCCACGGCCACGGTCAATCTACGGCTTATCGCAGGTGACAGTGTGGCTCGTGCTGTTGATCGTCTGGTCGCGGTCATTGATGATCCCGCCGTCAAAGTCACGCCAAACTTAGAGGTGACCAGGGAGCCCGCACCGGAGTCGGATCCGGAGGCGCCGAGCTTCAAACGCCTGGCAGATAGCATACGCATGGTATTTCCCGATGCACTGGTAGCTCCTTATGCAACTGTGGGAGCGACCGATTCCGTGGCCTACAAGCACTTGACCGACAACGTATACCGCTTCTTGCCGATTCGCTGGCGCCCGGAGGATCAGGGGCGCTTTCATGGCACGAATGAGCGTATTGCGGTCACGGCTTATGGCGAAGCGGTACGCTTCTATATCCAGCTGATTAAGAGCACATCGATGTAA
- a CDS encoding acyltransferase family protein, which produces MPVESLVNPMFQHETWLKTLIPVFQAARRYHNHEVKGLEHVPEGTGATLVFNHSLATYDISLMLAALYMERGVAARTILDRLFFKVPLLGNFMENYLGAIQGRRDIAEQLLKQKEIVAVAPGGMFEALRPSTQRYQIKWEHRLGFVHVAMKTKTPVILAACPKADELYDVLPLNITSFFYEKYKLPVFLAAGRGLSPIPKPVQLTHYLSEPMMPPKWTRNEAERDRRARVFHGQLVDKMNELMCSGIRDPRRSGKDYSRRRGMPG; this is translated from the coding sequence ATGCCGGTGGAGTCCTTAGTGAACCCGATGTTTCAGCATGAAACTTGGCTGAAGACTTTAATTCCTGTCTTTCAAGCTGCGCGCCGCTACCACAATCATGAGGTTAAGGGGCTCGAGCATGTGCCTGAAGGCACAGGAGCCACGCTGGTCTTCAATCATAGTCTAGCCACCTATGACATCAGCTTAATGCTTGCCGCCCTTTACATGGAGCGCGGTGTGGCGGCGCGGACGATTTTGGATCGGCTATTTTTCAAGGTGCCACTGCTCGGCAACTTCATGGAAAATTACCTCGGTGCCATCCAGGGGCGACGCGATATTGCCGAGCAGCTACTCAAGCAAAAGGAAATCGTTGCCGTGGCTCCCGGTGGCATGTTTGAGGCTCTCAGGCCTTCGACGCAGCGTTACCAGATTAAGTGGGAGCACCGCCTCGGCTTCGTCCATGTGGCGATGAAGACTAAGACGCCGGTCATACTAGCCGCGTGCCCCAAAGCGGATGAGCTATATGACGTACTGCCACTAAACATAACGTCATTTTTTTACGAAAAATACAAGCTCCCCGTGTTTCTTGCCGCTGGGCGCGGACTATCCCCGATTCCTAAGCCGGTTCAGCTGACCCATTACCTGAGCGAGCCAATGATGCCGCCCAAGTGGACACGTAACGAAGCTGAACGTGACCGCCGGGCCCGTGTGTTTCACGGTCAGTTGGTCGATAAGATGAACGAACTCATGTGCTCTGGGATCAGGGATCCGCGCCGGTCGGGCAAGGACTACAGCCGCCGCCGCGGCATGCCGGGATAA
- a CDS encoding twin-arginine translocation signal domain-containing protein — MIGVIAMQRRDFLTTSLAAGAALATLNLTTKAAAAGTKDGATKPAPTPAAPAAPATTPAPVADVFVQPPLPYSLAALAPFLKEEQMSFHYNKHHAGYFKKLNGLVAGKPEAKMSLEDLITKAQGPIYNNAAQAWNHTFFWSCISPDGGGSPKGPIGDAIDRDFGGIDQFKKLFGETAVNLFGSGWAWLAAGKDKKLQVLGLPNADNPLRQGLTPILTLDVWEHAYYIDYRNDRAKFVEEFWSKVNWEFAAHNLASLAKA; from the coding sequence ATGATAGGAGTGATCGCCATGCAAAGACGGGATTTTTTGACAACATCGCTGGCGGCTGGTGCGGCCCTAGCGACACTCAATTTGACCACCAAAGCGGCAGCTGCCGGTACTAAGGACGGCGCCACCAAGCCCGCCCCAACACCAGCAGCGCCGGCGGCGCCTGCAACGACCCCAGCGCCGGTGGCCGATGTTTTCGTTCAGCCACCGCTACCCTACAGCCTGGCTGCCCTAGCTCCCTTCCTCAAGGAGGAGCAGATGAGCTTTCACTACAATAAACATCATGCTGGTTACTTTAAGAAGTTAAACGGTCTGGTCGCTGGCAAACCAGAGGCCAAAATGAGCCTGGAAGACCTCATCACTAAAGCTCAGGGGCCGATTTATAACAACGCTGCCCAAGCGTGGAACCACACCTTCTTTTGGAGCTGTATTTCACCAGACGGTGGTGGTAGCCCTAAAGGCCCTATTGGTGATGCTATCGACCGCGATTTTGGTGGGATCGACCAGTTCAAAAAACTCTTTGGCGAAACTGCCGTCAATCTATTCGGCTCGGGTTGGGCATGGCTGGCTGCGGGCAAAGACAAGAAGCTGCAGGTCCTCGGCCTCCCGAATGCGGACAATCCCCTGCGGCAAGGTCTGACACCGATACTCACTCTAGATGTTTGGGAACACGCCTACTACATCGACTACCGCAACGACCGGGCCAAGTTTGTCGAGGAGTTCTGGTCTAAGGTGAACTGGGAATTCGCTGCGCACAACTTAGCTTCGTTGGCAAAAGCCTAG